From Seriola aureovittata isolate HTS-2021-v1 ecotype China chromosome 16, ASM2101889v1, whole genome shotgun sequence, one genomic window encodes:
- the LOC130183812 gene encoding prolyl endopeptidase-like isoform X1, which translates to MAFKYPAARRDESKVDDYHGTKISDPYAWLEDPDSAETMAFVEEQNKVTMPYLEKCAVRAQFHQRLTDLYDYPKYSCPYKRGKRYFYFHNKGLQNQDVLYVQDSLDAPATIFFDPNKLSEDGTVALKMGRLSEECEYFAYGLSSSGSDWVTVHFMKADDLSPLPDVLERVKFSCLAWTHDAKGVFYNCYPRQEGKTDGTETTCNINQKLYYHVISTKQSEDILVAEFPDHPKWHSSVTISDDGRYAILSITEGCEPVNQLWYCDLQQLPSGITGLLPWVKLVDNFEAQYSYVTNEGTVFTFRSNLDAPRYCLINIDIQKPDRQHWMTLLPQHNKDVLGFVSCLNQHHLLVNYVHDVKDILQVYELSTGRLVRDLPLDVGTVAGVSCKKKHSEFFYKFTSFTTPGIIYHCDLSVSNPEPKVFREVEVKGIKQEDYQTTQVFYPSKDGTKIPMFLVHTKGLKKDGTHPVFLYGYGGFEHSIQPYYNVANLLYVRHLGGILAVANIRGGGEYGLTWHKAGTLANKQNCFDDFQYAAEYLIQEEYTTASRIAINGASNGGLLVAACVNQRPDLYGCAVAEVGVMDMLKFHKFTIGHAWTTDYGCSDEPEQFQWLIKYSPLHNLPRPPYSGHPYPAVLLLTADHDDRVVPLHTLKYCAALQHGVGSGPMQRQPLMVRVDTRSGHGAGKPTAKAILEDAHIFSFIAETLGLSWKE; encoded by the exons ATGGCGTTTAAGTACCCGGCTGCTCGAAGAGATGAGAGTAAG GTGGATGACTACCATGGAACGAAGATCAGTGATCCCTATGCATGGCTGGAGGACCCTGACAGTGCAGAAACGATG GCCTTTGTTGAAGAGCAGAACAAAGTGACTATGCCGTACCTGGAGAAATGTGCTGTCCGGGCTCAGTTCCACCAGCGCCTCACTGACCTCTATGACTATCCTAAATACAGCTGCCCTTACAAAAGAGGGAAGAG gtatTTCTACTTTCACAACAAAGGCCTCCAGAACCAGGATGTGCTGTATGTGCAGGACTCTCTGGATGCACCTGCCACCATCTTCTTTGACCCGAACAAACTCTCTGAAGATGGCACTGTGGCACTGAAGA TGGGCCGTCTGTCGGAGGAGTGTGAATATTTTGCATATGGTCTGAGCAGCAGTGGCTCAGACTGGGTGACAGTGCATTTCATGAAGGCTGATGACCTCAGCCCACTGCCTGATGTACTGGAGAGGGTTAAGTTCAGCTGTCTGGCCTGGACTCATGATGCAAAGGGCGTCTTTTACAACTGCTACCCACGCCAGGAGGGCAAAACAGATG GCACTGAAACCACCTGCAACATCAATCAGAAGCTCTACTACCACGTCATCAGCACCAAGCAGTCAGAAGACATTCTGGTTGCTGAGTTCCCCGACCATCCAAAGTGGCACAGCTCAGTAACT ATATCAGACGATGGTCGATATGCCATTCTGTCCATCACTGAAGGTTGTGAGCCGGTCAACCAGCTGTGGTACTgtgacctgcagcagctccccAGTGGCATCACAG ggCTGCTACCATGGGTTAAACTTGTGGACAACTTTGAGGCCCAGTACTCCTACGTCACCAACGAGGGAACTGTATTCACCTTCCGCTCCAATTTGGATGCTCCTCGATACTGTCTCATCAACATAGACATCCAGAAACCAGACAGGCAGCACTGGATGACCCTCTTACCACAGCACAACAAGGATGTTCTAG GCTTTGTCTCCTGTCTCAACCAGCACCACCTGCTGGTCAACTACGTCCATGACGTGAAGGACATCCTGCAGGTGTATGAGTTGTCCACAGGCCGGCTGGTCAGGGACTTGCCACTGGATGTTGGCACAGTGGCCGGTGTGAGCTGCAAGAAGAAACACTCTGAATTCTTCTACAAGTTCACCTCCTTCACTACACCAG GTATAATTTACCACTGTGATCTGAGTGTGTCGAACCCAGAGCCCAAAGTGTTCAGGGAGGTGGAGGTAAAAGGCATCAAGCAAGAGGACTACCAGACCACCCAG GTATTTTACCCCAGTAAAGATGGAACCAAGATCCCCATGTTTTTAGTTCACACCAAGGGCCTGAAGAAGGATGGAACTCATCCTGTTTTCCTTTATGGATATGGAGGCTTTGAACACTCCATACAACCGTACTACAA TGTTGCGAACCTGCTGTATGTGAGACACCTGGGAGGGATTCTGGCAGTGGCCAACATCAGAGGGGGCGGAGAGTATGGCCTCACCTGGCACAAAG CTGGAACTTTGGCGAACAAGCAGAATTGCTTTGATGACTTCCAGTATGCAGCAGAGTATCTGATCCAGGAAGAGTACACCACAGCCAGCCGCATCGCTATCAATGGCGCCTCTAACGGAGGGCTGCTAGTGG cggCCTGCGTGAACCAGCGTCCAGACCTGTATGGCTGTGCTGTGGCGGAGGTGGGGGTGATGGATATGCTGAAGTTCCACAAGTTCACCATCGGCCACGCCTGGACCACCGACTACGGCTGTTCTGACGAGCCGGAGCAGTTCCAGTGGCTCATCAA GTATTCTCCTCTTCATAATCTTCCTCGGCCACCTTACTCTGGCCACCCCTACCCTGCTGTCCTGCTTCTGACAGCAGATCACGACGATCGCGTGGTGCCTCTGCACACCCTCAAGTACTGCGCTGCACTGCAGCACGGCGTGGGCAGCGGCCCCATGCAGCGCCAGCCCTTGATGGTCAGGGTGGACACCCGTAGTGGGCACGGTGCAGGGAAACCCACCGCCAAAGCCATCCTGGAGGATGCtcacatcttttctttcattgcTGAGACCTTGGGGCTCAGCTGGAAGGAGTGA
- the LOC130183812 gene encoding prolyl endopeptidase-like isoform X2 yields the protein MSRAATKEVDDYHGTKISDPYAWLEDPDSAETMAFVEEQNKVTMPYLEKCAVRAQFHQRLTDLYDYPKYSCPYKRGKRYFYFHNKGLQNQDVLYVQDSLDAPATIFFDPNKLSEDGTVALKMGRLSEECEYFAYGLSSSGSDWVTVHFMKADDLSPLPDVLERVKFSCLAWTHDAKGVFYNCYPRQEGKTDGTETTCNINQKLYYHVISTKQSEDILVAEFPDHPKWHSSVTISDDGRYAILSITEGCEPVNQLWYCDLQQLPSGITGLLPWVKLVDNFEAQYSYVTNEGTVFTFRSNLDAPRYCLINIDIQKPDRQHWMTLLPQHNKDVLGFVSCLNQHHLLVNYVHDVKDILQVYELSTGRLVRDLPLDVGTVAGVSCKKKHSEFFYKFTSFTTPGIIYHCDLSVSNPEPKVFREVEVKGIKQEDYQTTQVFYPSKDGTKIPMFLVHTKGLKKDGTHPVFLYGYGGFEHSIQPYYNVANLLYVRHLGGILAVANIRGGGEYGLTWHKAGTLANKQNCFDDFQYAAEYLIQEEYTTASRIAINGASNGGLLVAACVNQRPDLYGCAVAEVGVMDMLKFHKFTIGHAWTTDYGCSDEPEQFQWLIKYSPLHNLPRPPYSGHPYPAVLLLTADHDDRVVPLHTLKYCAALQHGVGSGPMQRQPLMVRVDTRSGHGAGKPTAKAILEDAHIFSFIAETLGLSWKE from the exons GTGGATGACTACCATGGAACGAAGATCAGTGATCCCTATGCATGGCTGGAGGACCCTGACAGTGCAGAAACGATG GCCTTTGTTGAAGAGCAGAACAAAGTGACTATGCCGTACCTGGAGAAATGTGCTGTCCGGGCTCAGTTCCACCAGCGCCTCACTGACCTCTATGACTATCCTAAATACAGCTGCCCTTACAAAAGAGGGAAGAG gtatTTCTACTTTCACAACAAAGGCCTCCAGAACCAGGATGTGCTGTATGTGCAGGACTCTCTGGATGCACCTGCCACCATCTTCTTTGACCCGAACAAACTCTCTGAAGATGGCACTGTGGCACTGAAGA TGGGCCGTCTGTCGGAGGAGTGTGAATATTTTGCATATGGTCTGAGCAGCAGTGGCTCAGACTGGGTGACAGTGCATTTCATGAAGGCTGATGACCTCAGCCCACTGCCTGATGTACTGGAGAGGGTTAAGTTCAGCTGTCTGGCCTGGACTCATGATGCAAAGGGCGTCTTTTACAACTGCTACCCACGCCAGGAGGGCAAAACAGATG GCACTGAAACCACCTGCAACATCAATCAGAAGCTCTACTACCACGTCATCAGCACCAAGCAGTCAGAAGACATTCTGGTTGCTGAGTTCCCCGACCATCCAAAGTGGCACAGCTCAGTAACT ATATCAGACGATGGTCGATATGCCATTCTGTCCATCACTGAAGGTTGTGAGCCGGTCAACCAGCTGTGGTACTgtgacctgcagcagctccccAGTGGCATCACAG ggCTGCTACCATGGGTTAAACTTGTGGACAACTTTGAGGCCCAGTACTCCTACGTCACCAACGAGGGAACTGTATTCACCTTCCGCTCCAATTTGGATGCTCCTCGATACTGTCTCATCAACATAGACATCCAGAAACCAGACAGGCAGCACTGGATGACCCTCTTACCACAGCACAACAAGGATGTTCTAG GCTTTGTCTCCTGTCTCAACCAGCACCACCTGCTGGTCAACTACGTCCATGACGTGAAGGACATCCTGCAGGTGTATGAGTTGTCCACAGGCCGGCTGGTCAGGGACTTGCCACTGGATGTTGGCACAGTGGCCGGTGTGAGCTGCAAGAAGAAACACTCTGAATTCTTCTACAAGTTCACCTCCTTCACTACACCAG GTATAATTTACCACTGTGATCTGAGTGTGTCGAACCCAGAGCCCAAAGTGTTCAGGGAGGTGGAGGTAAAAGGCATCAAGCAAGAGGACTACCAGACCACCCAG GTATTTTACCCCAGTAAAGATGGAACCAAGATCCCCATGTTTTTAGTTCACACCAAGGGCCTGAAGAAGGATGGAACTCATCCTGTTTTCCTTTATGGATATGGAGGCTTTGAACACTCCATACAACCGTACTACAA TGTTGCGAACCTGCTGTATGTGAGACACCTGGGAGGGATTCTGGCAGTGGCCAACATCAGAGGGGGCGGAGAGTATGGCCTCACCTGGCACAAAG CTGGAACTTTGGCGAACAAGCAGAATTGCTTTGATGACTTCCAGTATGCAGCAGAGTATCTGATCCAGGAAGAGTACACCACAGCCAGCCGCATCGCTATCAATGGCGCCTCTAACGGAGGGCTGCTAGTGG cggCCTGCGTGAACCAGCGTCCAGACCTGTATGGCTGTGCTGTGGCGGAGGTGGGGGTGATGGATATGCTGAAGTTCCACAAGTTCACCATCGGCCACGCCTGGACCACCGACTACGGCTGTTCTGACGAGCCGGAGCAGTTCCAGTGGCTCATCAA GTATTCTCCTCTTCATAATCTTCCTCGGCCACCTTACTCTGGCCACCCCTACCCTGCTGTCCTGCTTCTGACAGCAGATCACGACGATCGCGTGGTGCCTCTGCACACCCTCAAGTACTGCGCTGCACTGCAGCACGGCGTGGGCAGCGGCCCCATGCAGCGCCAGCCCTTGATGGTCAGGGTGGACACCCGTAGTGGGCACGGTGCAGGGAAACCCACCGCCAAAGCCATCCTGGAGGATGCtcacatcttttctttcattgcTGAGACCTTGGGGCTCAGCTGGAAGGAGTGA